A genomic segment from Spinacia oleracea cultivar Varoflay chromosome 3, BTI_SOV_V1, whole genome shotgun sequence encodes:
- the LOC130469817 gene encoding uncharacterized protein: MPKYSVKLVYNKLIDSKPMVHWDKMVWNRLTVPKHRFISWLAIQHRLQTTAKMARIGVSSTSDCLLCGQAPEDHEHLFFKCPYSSRCLTDLKSWLGIQSSLTTLQRGVRQLSNSNSSKFRKSVMYASMVALIYLIWRSRNSSFWDKAFPTVLNVMTLLKHTVKSRVMAVMPKNVSRKDSLWFQNL, encoded by the coding sequence ATGCCTAAATATTCTGTGAAATTGGTGTATAATAAGCTCATTGATTCCAAGCCCATGGTTCACTGGGACAAGATGGTCTGGAATAGACTTACTGTGCCAAAACATAGGTTCATCTCTTGGTTGGCAATTCAGCACAGATTGCAAACAACAGCAAAAATGGCAAGAATTGGAGTTAGCTCAACTTCAGATTGTCTTCTCTGTGGTCAAGCCCCTGAAGATCATGAACACTTGTTCTTCAAGTGTCCTTACAGTAGCAGATGTCTCACTGATTTGAAGAGTTGGTTGGGGATTCAAAGCTCCCTTACTACCTTACAGAGAGGAGTTAGACAACTGTCTAACAGCAACAGTTCCAAATTTAGGAAAAGTGTTATGTATGCTAGCATGGTTGCTTTGATCTACCTGATCTGGAGGAGTAGAAATAGTAGTTTCTGGGATAAAGCTTTCCCTACTGTTTTGAATGTAATGACTCTTTTAAAGCATACAGTTAAGAGTAGAGTGATGGCTGTAATGCCAAAGAATGTAAGTAGGAAGGATAGTTTGTGGTTTCAGAATCTCTGA